One window from the genome of Pirellulales bacterium encodes:
- a CDS encoding secretin N-terminal domain-containing protein, which produces MNSPQFTNRFVLIWSLAFLAILLCGRRSHGQAPAPPLQTSGATNPGRSDQDEVVRAYTVVPPATLEQVCQQLTKRFPASTGVRISPDERTSQILVVAPAAIQEQVGALLQGDPPATDAAPKTEQTAPNATTRGPKVVPLSHLGWREFEASLNGIFGKPLPVTLEHGGDWARYVLETRGGRVDLIVDRKAGQVALEGPVKLADAWARIVQSLDNHPQQANDDTRVVTLNAAKTSDVIKALSVLRENNSTASSEPRAAGTASQPLQNGDSAAAGRFINMIFQPKQEGNQADAGSSSAQANAPSQQVAQAPTPPLAQNPNENQNPQDQNQAPPASPEPGGELIGPVQIEFLEGLDAIVVRGNPRDVERVMQIINQIEQLSTVTQPRIEIYPLKFVNGQTLYNLIQSIYSQTLAVRQGPVSITPLVKPNSLLLIGRDEAVQSVIDLIKRLDQPVNPSALFQVFPLKHASATAAQQTVNQFFVARGGLGGTASVVADFRSNSLIVQASPRDLQEVEALLKKLDTNSSPAVNELRIFPLKNSVAEELAQVLETAINPQAQGAGARGQQNGQQGFPGTAGGANNFGGAGGFGAGGANGFGGAGAPGGGFGGGGFPGAAGGAGAAGGGFGGAAGAANQQQNQQQNQQRSSVLHFEMIDGATKQAFSSGILSDVHITADSRANTLLVSAPSDSMELIAALIRQLDQMPSSESQIKVFEIRNGDAVNLIQMLETLFGQTVRTTTTTGGGGAGGINQGGAIEVENILVPVRFSADERTNSIIASGSASDLAVVEAILLRLDESDVRLRKTTIYRLKNVAAVNVANSITTFLTQQRTLNQEFQQQGATNPFSEIDQEVIVVAEPTSNSLIISATPRYYDEIMKVVEQIDKRPPMVMIQVLIAEVTLNNTDEFGVELGLQDSVLFDRSLVGATNFITRSVTTTTVAGTQVTSDTIVGADNNPGFNFNNTNALGNSASDAALANPGAVGAQGLTNLGLGRANSQLGYGGLVLSASSDSVSALLRALSECRRTDILSRPQIMTLDNQPAFLQVGQQVPRVTSSSVTATGTINTVTLDNVGIILEVQPRVSPDNLIVMSIDAEKSSLGPEDQGIPISINTNGQVIRSPFYNTTLAQTTVQAVEGQTIVLAGLITSEKDQDHRRVPYLSNIPLLGNLFRYDLVNQQRTELLIVLTPHVVRNEDDADRIKQAEAARMSWCLGDVIKLNGPSGLRTRKDDFSDSETTVVYPELHPDGSPMGPDLPKTGNEELPAPSVLPSKPKTPPQQPTPAKSE; this is translated from the coding sequence ATGAACAGCCCACAATTCACCAACCGCTTTGTATTGATTTGGAGCTTGGCCTTCCTGGCGATCCTGCTATGCGGTCGCAGGTCCCATGGGCAAGCGCCTGCGCCGCCTCTGCAAACGTCGGGGGCAACCAATCCCGGCCGAAGCGATCAGGACGAGGTGGTTCGGGCGTATACGGTAGTTCCACCCGCCACATTAGAGCAGGTGTGCCAGCAGTTGACGAAACGATTTCCGGCTTCGACGGGAGTGCGCATCTCGCCGGATGAACGCACTTCTCAAATTCTTGTGGTTGCCCCGGCGGCAATTCAGGAGCAAGTTGGCGCGTTGCTGCAAGGGGATCCCCCGGCAACGGACGCCGCACCCAAGACAGAACAGACCGCACCGAATGCTACAACACGCGGGCCGAAAGTCGTGCCACTCAGCCATCTTGGCTGGCGCGAATTTGAAGCATCGTTAAACGGCATCTTTGGCAAGCCGCTGCCGGTAACCCTGGAACACGGTGGCGATTGGGCGCGCTACGTGTTAGAAACCCGTGGTGGCCGTGTCGACCTGATCGTGGATCGAAAAGCCGGGCAGGTGGCGTTGGAAGGTCCCGTGAAGTTGGCCGACGCCTGGGCGCGAATCGTGCAGTCGCTCGACAATCATCCGCAGCAGGCCAACGACGATACTCGGGTGGTGACGTTAAACGCGGCCAAAACGTCCGACGTGATCAAGGCGCTTTCCGTATTGCGAGAGAACAACTCCACGGCCAGCAGTGAGCCCCGGGCCGCCGGCACAGCAAGCCAACCCCTGCAAAATGGCGATAGCGCTGCCGCTGGTCGGTTTATCAACATGATTTTTCAGCCGAAGCAAGAGGGAAATCAGGCCGATGCGGGCTCTTCTTCGGCGCAAGCCAATGCGCCTTCGCAGCAGGTTGCTCAGGCGCCAACACCGCCGCTAGCGCAAAATCCAAACGAAAATCAAAATCCACAGGATCAAAATCAAGCGCCGCCGGCTTCCCCGGAACCGGGCGGAGAATTGATTGGCCCAGTGCAGATTGAATTCCTGGAAGGGCTGGATGCGATTGTGGTTCGTGGCAATCCGCGCGACGTGGAGCGCGTGATGCAAATCATCAATCAAATCGAGCAGTTGAGCACGGTCACGCAACCACGGATCGAAATTTATCCGTTGAAGTTTGTCAACGGCCAAACGCTGTACAATCTGATCCAATCGATTTACAGCCAAACCCTGGCAGTAAGACAAGGCCCCGTTAGCATTACGCCGCTGGTTAAGCCGAACAGCCTGTTGCTGATTGGTCGCGACGAAGCGGTGCAAAGCGTCATCGACTTGATTAAGCGGCTGGATCAGCCGGTGAATCCGTCGGCGCTGTTTCAGGTGTTTCCACTGAAGCACGCTTCGGCCACAGCCGCTCAGCAGACCGTAAACCAATTTTTTGTGGCCCGGGGCGGTCTGGGGGGCACGGCATCGGTCGTGGCGGATTTCCGCAGCAATTCGCTGATTGTTCAAGCCAGTCCGCGCGATCTGCAGGAAGTCGAAGCGCTGTTGAAAAAACTCGACACGAACAGCAGCCCAGCGGTCAACGAGCTGCGGATTTTCCCGTTGAAAAATTCGGTGGCGGAAGAATTGGCCCAAGTGCTGGAAACGGCGATTAATCCGCAGGCACAGGGCGCGGGCGCGCGAGGGCAACAAAATGGCCAGCAAGGATTTCCCGGAACGGCCGGCGGCGCGAACAACTTTGGCGGCGCCGGCGGATTCGGCGCCGGAGGGGCCAATGGATTTGGCGGCGCGGGAGCACCAGGCGGCGGGTTTGGCGGCGGCGGATTCCCGGGCGCTGCTGGCGGCGCGGGAGCTGCAGGGGGTGGATTTGGCGGCGCGGCGGGCGCTGCGAATCAGCAGCAAAATCAGCAGCAAAATCAACAGCGCTCGTCCGTGTTGCACTTTGAAATGATCGACGGGGCAACCAAACAAGCCTTCAGCTCCGGGATTTTAAGCGATGTGCATATCACGGCCGATTCGCGAGCCAATACGCTGTTGGTTTCCGCACCGTCGGACAGCATGGAATTGATTGCGGCGTTGATTCGACAGTTAGATCAAATGCCTTCGTCGGAATCGCAGATTAAAGTGTTCGAAATCAGAAACGGCGACGCCGTCAATTTAATTCAAATGTTGGAAACGCTGTTTGGCCAAACGGTGCGGACCACCACCACGACCGGCGGGGGCGGCGCCGGCGGCATAAATCAAGGCGGAGCGATTGAAGTCGAAAACATTTTGGTCCCGGTGCGGTTTTCCGCCGACGAGCGCACGAACAGCATTATTGCGTCGGGCTCCGCCAGCGATTTGGCGGTGGTCGAAGCCATTTTGCTGCGGCTGGACGAAAGCGATGTGCGCTTGCGGAAAACGACAATTTACCGTTTGAAAAACGTGGCGGCAGTGAACGTGGCTAACTCCATCACCACGTTTTTAACGCAGCAGCGGACGTTGAACCAAGAATTCCAACAGCAAGGGGCCACCAATCCATTTTCGGAAATCGACCAGGAAGTGATTGTGGTGGCCGAACCGACCAGCAACAGCCTGATTATCAGCGCCACGCCGCGCTATTACGACGAAATTATGAAGGTCGTCGAGCAAATCGATAAACGCCCGCCGATGGTCATGATTCAAGTGCTGATTGCGGAAGTCACGCTCAACAACACCGACGAATTCGGCGTGGAGTTGGGTTTGCAAGATTCTGTGTTATTCGATCGCAGCCTGGTGGGCGCCACGAATTTCATTACGCGCAGCGTAACCACCACGACCGTGGCGGGAACGCAAGTGACGAGCGACACGATTGTGGGCGCGGATAACAATCCTGGCTTCAATTTCAACAACACCAATGCCTTGGGAAATAGCGCCAGCGATGCCGCGTTAGCCAATCCAGGTGCAGTGGGTGCGCAGGGACTCACAAATTTGGGTTTGGGCCGGGCCAACAGCCAATTGGGTTACGGTGGTTTGGTGCTTTCGGCCAGCAGCGACAGCGTGAGTGCTTTGTTGCGAGCCCTGTCGGAATGCCGCCGGACCGACATCCTGAGCCGCCCGCAAATTATGACGCTGGATAATCAGCCTGCGTTCTTGCAAGTTGGTCAGCAAGTGCCGCGAGTAACTAGCTCCTCGGTCACGGCCACCGGCACCATCAATACCGTGACGCTTGACAACGTGGGCATCATTTTGGAAGTTCAGCCGCGCGTGAGCCCGGACAACTTAATCGTGATGTCGATCGACGCGGAAAAATCGTCGTTGGGTCCGGAAGATCAGGGCATCCCCATTTCGATTAACACCAACGGGCAAGTGATTCGCTCGCCGTTTTACAACACGACATTGGCGCAAACAACTGTGCAGGCGGTGGAAGGACAAACCATTGTTCTGGCCGGGTTGATCACCAGTGAAAAAGACCAAGATCACCGGCGAGTGCCGTATCTTTCCAACATTCCGCTATTAGGTAATTTATTCCGCTACGATTTGGTCAATCAACAGCGCACCGAATTGTTGATTGTGCTGACGCCGCACGTGGTGCGCAACGAGGACGACGCCGACCGCATCAAGCAGGCGGAAGCGGCCCGCATGAGTTGGTGCCTGGGCGACGTTATCAAGTTAAACGGCCCCTCCGGCTTACGAACCCGGAAGGATGATTTCAGCGACAGCGAAACCACGGTGGTTTATCCCGAGTTGCACCCGGACGGCAGTCCGATGGGACCTGATTTGCCCAAGACCGGGAACGAGGAACTGCCGGCTCCTTCGGTCCTGCCGTCCAAGCCTAAGACTCCGCCGCAGCAGCCGACGCCAGCGAAGTCTGAATAG